A genomic region of Gallus gallus isolate bGalGal1 chromosome 19, bGalGal1.mat.broiler.GRCg7b, whole genome shotgun sequence contains the following coding sequences:
- the LOC121106518 gene encoding borealin isoform X2 has protein sequence MAPARRKAAAGARGRKLSAFLKDFDREVRSRVEQLRTNGERLVKEMENLYDVELLRLPAALREMNWLEFFAKGGSQKVVEEAVTADLGITEINKLTAELIQTPLKIVTKEKSKQGIEATEEAAEVPLLPPAKKAKHDSQLLLEQAAASTNPRNGKVRTSTKKAPVSRSRRAPSARVKRVSKRSSKSSFITPATGRNLDLCARGGASIVTPRVFKTPGLRTPAVNERVYTISANGSPLADGNDVFITVPVGGGESIRLTASDLTKKNLLHLNPEARGIMKKLSVRLAQACSSAKTHR, from the exons ATGGCTCCTGCCCGCAGGaaggcggccgcgggcgcgcgCGGCAGGAAGCTGAGCGCCTTCCTGAAGGACTTCGACCGGGAGG TGAGGAGCCGGGTCGAGCAGCTGCGGACGAACGGGGAGCGCCTGgtcaaggagatggagaaccTGTACGACGTGGAGCTCCTCCGGCTGCCCGCGGCGCTCCGCGAGATGAACTGGCTGGAGTTCTTCG ctaaagggggaagccaGAAAGTCGTGGAGGAGGCGGTGACG GCAGACTTGggaataacagaaataaacaagctAACAGCAGAACTTATCCAGACTCCTTTAAAAATCGTCACAAAAG AAAAATCTAAACAGGGTATTGAAGctactgaagaagcagcagaggttCCTTTGCTTCCTCCAGCAAAGAAAGCGAAACACGATAGCCAGCTTCTGCTGGAGCAAGCAGCTGCAAGTACTAATCCAAGAAACGGAAAG GTGAGGACGTCCACTAAGAAAGCACCAGTGTCCAGGAGCAGAAGAGCTCCTTCAGCAAGAGTGAAACGCGTGAGTAAAAG ATCAAGCAAAAGCAGCTTTATCACTCCAGCTACCGGCAGAAATCTTGATCTCTGTGCTCGAGGAGGCGCCTCCATCGTCACGCCCAG AGTTTTCAAGACGCCGGGTTTGCGCACACCCGCAGTAAATGAACGTGTTTACACCATCTCTGCTAACGGCAGCCCCCTTGCTGATGGCAATGATGTCTTCATTACCGTTCCTGTTGGAGGAGGGGAG AGCATTCGTTTAACAGCAAGTGATCTGACCAAGAAGAATCTTCTTCATCTCAATCCGGAGGCACGAGGCATTATGAAGAAGCTATCT gTTCGTCTTGCACAAGCTTGTAGCAGTGCAAAAACCCATAGGTGA
- the LOC121106518 gene encoding borealin isoform X1 gives MAPARRKAAAGARGRKLSAFLKDFDREVRSRVEQLRTNGERLVKEMENLYDVELLRLPAALREMNWLEFFAKGGSQKVVEEAVTADLGITEINKLTAELIQTPLKIVTKEKSKQGIEATEEAAEVPLLPPAKKAKHDSQLLLEQAAASTNPRNGKVRTSTKKAPVSRSRRAPSARVKRVSKRSSKSSFITPATGRNLDLCARGGASIVTPRFDSRVFKTPGLRTPAVNERVYTISANGSPLADGNDVFITVPVGGGESIRLTASDLTKKNLLHLNPEARGIMKKLSVRLAQACSSAKTHR, from the exons ATGGCTCCTGCCCGCAGGaaggcggccgcgggcgcgcgCGGCAGGAAGCTGAGCGCCTTCCTGAAGGACTTCGACCGGGAGG TGAGGAGCCGGGTCGAGCAGCTGCGGACGAACGGGGAGCGCCTGgtcaaggagatggagaaccTGTACGACGTGGAGCTCCTCCGGCTGCCCGCGGCGCTCCGCGAGATGAACTGGCTGGAGTTCTTCG ctaaagggggaagccaGAAAGTCGTGGAGGAGGCGGTGACG GCAGACTTGggaataacagaaataaacaagctAACAGCAGAACTTATCCAGACTCCTTTAAAAATCGTCACAAAAG AAAAATCTAAACAGGGTATTGAAGctactgaagaagcagcagaggttCCTTTGCTTCCTCCAGCAAAGAAAGCGAAACACGATAGCCAGCTTCTGCTGGAGCAAGCAGCTGCAAGTACTAATCCAAGAAACGGAAAG GTGAGGACGTCCACTAAGAAAGCACCAGTGTCCAGGAGCAGAAGAGCTCCTTCAGCAAGAGTGAAACGCGTGAGTAAAAG ATCAAGCAAAAGCAGCTTTATCACTCCAGCTACCGGCAGAAATCTTGATCTCTGTGCTCGAGGAGGCGCCTCCATCGTCACGCCCAGGTTTGATTCGAG AGTTTTCAAGACGCCGGGTTTGCGCACACCCGCAGTAAATGAACGTGTTTACACCATCTCTGCTAACGGCAGCCCCCTTGCTGATGGCAATGATGTCTTCATTACCGTTCCTGTTGGAGGAGGGGAG AGCATTCGTTTAACAGCAAGTGATCTGACCAAGAAGAATCTTCTTCATCTCAATCCGGAGGCACGAGGCATTATGAAGAAGCTATCT gTTCGTCTTGCACAAGCTTGTAGCAGTGCAAAAACCCATAGGTGA